Proteins from a genomic interval of Caldicellulosiruptor diazotrophicus:
- a CDS encoding sensor histidine kinase gives MKKNDHTKLLISMLFLLALIMFLLIYSIYFINTEFIKHQKIPQWQRTLVIYSFTLLAILNLYTVKNLFSALSILKTTQVYKDNIKSLDNFINILRAQRHEFNNHLQIIWGLICVGKYNDAVRYIEQISENLKNTSKFYGLGCAELSALIFAKSALAEKYDINFEFHYSVDFSNLKFDSMDLINICGNLIDNAFFYAKSSFSKYVGLNIEDEGNWIEITVTNSGSYVDKCKKDKIFELGYSTKNSSGLGLFIVKSTVEKYKGKIDVFSEYRTLEKMEEGYTTFRVILPKKI, from the coding sequence ATGAAGAAAAATGACCATACAAAGCTTTTGATATCAATGCTATTTTTACTTGCACTTATTATGTTTTTACTCATCTATTCGATATACTTTATTAACACAGAATTCATTAAACATCAAAAGATACCTCAGTGGCAAAGAACACTTGTTATATATTCTTTTACTCTGCTTGCAATCTTAAATTTGTATACTGTCAAAAACCTTTTTTCAGCACTAAGTATACTAAAGACAACACAAGTTTATAAAGACAATATAAAATCACTGGACAATTTTATAAACATCTTAAGAGCTCAAAGACATGAGTTTAACAACCATCTTCAAATAATATGGGGACTTATTTGTGTTGGAAAATACAATGACGCTGTACGTTATATTGAGCAAATCAGCGAAAACCTCAAAAATACATCAAAATTTTACGGGCTTGGGTGTGCAGAACTTTCTGCTTTGATATTCGCAAAAAGTGCTTTGGCTGAGAAGTACGATATAAATTTTGAATTCCATTACAGCGTAGACTTTAGTAATCTTAAGTTTGATTCAATGGACCTTATAAATATCTGTGGCAATCTAATCGATAATGCATTTTTCTATGCAAAATCTTCATTTTCAAAATATGTCGGGCTTAATATAGAAGATGAAGGAAATTGGATTGAAATCACAGTAACAAATTCAGGTTCTTATGTAGATAAATGTAAAAAAGATAAAATATTTGAGCTTGGATATTCCACAAAAAATTCAAGTGGGCTTGGTCTTTTTATTGTAAAATCAACAGTGGAAAAATACAAAGGTAAAATTGACGTTTTTTCAGAGTACAGGACTCTTGAGAAAATGGAAGAAGGATACACAACCTTTAGAGTAATTCTGCCAAAAAAAATATAA
- a CDS encoding nucleoside kinase: MGKQSNTAKVFFEDANVYEEVELGTNLLTFVPKFECYFKSPIVAAKVDNEIKELKYVIHRDCRVKFIDMTQEDGMRIYRRSLIFVLIVATRMLFEETINVQHSLSKGLYCEVENKKLTPEDINLIKQQMKWIIEQDFQFKREKVLKEDAVKLFEEKGFYDKARTIKFSENNYVYIYYCGDYVDYFYGHLVPSTGYLKIFDLIQYHDGMVLLYPDKTDPFKLQEFVENKKLFTVYHEYKNWGKILGVSSIGELNEVIASGKIREFIRVSEALHEKKIAYLADQISQNQQIKVVLISGPSSSGKTTFAQRLSIQLKVNGKNPVYIGLDDYFFEDRVPLDENGKPDYESIEAIDVELFNKQLKDLIDGKEVVLPRFNFIERKRTFERTVKLEKNDIIIIEGIHGLNNALTPMIPDENKFKIYVSALTHLNLDKHNRIQTTDYRILRRIVRDARTRGASAKRTISMWPSVRNGEEKNIFPYQEMADAMFNSALIYELAVLKKYAVPLLKTITREDEEYSEAQRLLHFLSFILTIEDEREIPPQSIIREFIGGSCFYDF; this comes from the coding sequence ATGGGAAAACAAAGTAATACAGCAAAAGTCTTTTTTGAAGACGCAAACGTATATGAAGAGGTAGAATTGGGCACAAATCTTTTGACTTTTGTTCCTAAATTTGAATGTTACTTTAAATCTCCAATAGTTGCAGCAAAGGTGGACAATGAGATTAAAGAATTAAAATATGTAATTCATAGGGATTGTAGAGTAAAGTTTATTGATATGACACAGGAAGATGGTATGAGAATTTATAGAAGAAGTCTCATTTTTGTTTTAATAGTTGCAACAAGGATGCTTTTTGAGGAAACTATAAATGTTCAGCATTCTCTATCAAAAGGACTTTATTGTGAGGTTGAAAACAAAAAATTGACACCTGAAGATATAAATCTTATAAAACAACAAATGAAATGGATAATAGAACAGGATTTTCAATTTAAAAGAGAAAAGGTGTTAAAAGAGGATGCAGTTAAGCTTTTTGAAGAGAAAGGATTTTACGATAAAGCAAGAACAATAAAGTTTTCAGAAAACAACTATGTTTACATTTACTATTGTGGGGATTATGTTGATTATTTTTATGGACATCTTGTGCCCTCTACAGGATATCTAAAAATTTTTGATCTAATTCAATATCATGATGGTATGGTACTTTTGTATCCAGACAAAACAGACCCGTTTAAGCTTCAAGAGTTTGTTGAGAATAAAAAATTGTTTACAGTCTACCATGAATATAAAAACTGGGGCAAAATACTTGGAGTAAGCAGCATCGGTGAGCTCAATGAGGTGATAGCAAGCGGAAAAATAAGAGAATTTATAAGGGTTTCAGAAGCTCTGCACGAAAAAAAGATAGCATACTTAGCTGACCAGATTTCCCAAAATCAGCAGATAAAAGTTGTTTTGATATCAGGACCATCGTCCTCTGGGAAAACAACATTTGCACAGAGGCTTTCTATCCAACTTAAAGTAAATGGCAAAAATCCTGTTTATATAGGACTTGACGACTATTTCTTTGAAGATAGAGTTCCGCTTGACGAAAACGGCAAGCCTGACTATGAGTCCATTGAAGCTATTGATGTGGAGCTTTTTAACAAACAGCTAAAAGATTTGATTGATGGTAAAGAGGTTGTTCTGCCACGGTTTAATTTCATAGAACGTAAAAGGACGTTTGAAAGAACTGTGAAGCTTGAAAAGAACGATATAATAATAATTGAAGGGATACATGGATTAAATAATGCTCTTACTCCAATGATACCTGATGAAAACAAATTTAAAATATACGTAAGTGCCCTGACACACCTGAACCTTGACAAGCACAACAGAATCCAAACTACAGACTACAGGATATTAAGAAGAATTGTAAGAGATGCCAGGACAAGAGGCGCATCTGCTAAAAGAACAATTTCTATGTGGCCGTCTGTCAGAAACGGCGAGGAGAAAAACATTTTTCCATACCAAGAGATGGCAGATGCCATGTTCAATTCAGCTTTGATCTATGAGCTTGCAGTTTTGAAAAAATATGCTGTTCCACTACTTAAGACAATCACAAGAGAAGATGAGGAATATAGCGAAGCGCAGAGGCTTTTGCATTTTTTGAGTTTTATCCTTACAATTGAGGACGAAAGAGAAATTCCACCACAATCCATCATAAGAGAGTTCATTGGAGGGTCTTGTTTTTATGACTTCTAA
- a CDS encoding FAD-dependent oxidoreductase encodes MKYIVIGAVAGGMTAAMKIRRNDDKAEIIVYDKDTDISYSGCSLAYYISGAIDNRKSIVPRDKQYFKKFNVDVKTAHEVLKVDTQNNKVIVKDLNTGNVFEDGFDKLIIATGAHPVIPQIDGIELEGIFVLRNVKDADRIKEFINTYFPKKALIVGGGYIGLEMAEALKILGMDILIVEKQENILSNLDSDMARLVESYLEEKDVMIKKNTSVLRFEGDKRVKRAILSDGSKIEADFVLLAVGVRPSTQFLEGSGIHLLPNGSIQVDEYMRTNIDGIFAAGDCASVYFKLNGKTIYMPLGSTANKMGRIAGENATGGSMKFSGILATSIFKVFDLTVAQTGYTEKMAQQDGIEYEVGHITKPHITTAYPGAEKMTIKALAELSSRKVIGAQIVGTKGVDKRIDVLATAIFAGLTTDDLFQLDLAYAPPFSSAKDPVHYVGMVMSNFLDKRKFNCTQEKLLEKMQKGEDFVVLDVRTPDQYKIKHIKGAVNIPLEMLQNKMNLLPKDKQIIVYCNSGVSSNIAQNILQQNGFRKVYNLSGGISNVTLDQLLEKNTSDSFPSSP; translated from the coding sequence ATGAAGTATATAGTGATTGGTGCTGTCGCAGGTGGGATGACAGCTGCAATGAAGATAAGACGAAATGATGACAAAGCTGAGATTATTGTATATGACAAAGACACTGACATATCATATTCTGGTTGTTCTCTTGCATACTATATTTCGGGGGCGATAGATAACAGGAAAAGCATTGTTCCAAGAGATAAACAATATTTTAAGAAGTTTAATGTTGATGTAAAAACAGCTCATGAGGTTTTAAAAGTTGACACACAAAATAATAAGGTGATTGTCAAGGATTTAAATACTGGTAATGTTTTTGAGGATGGTTTTGACAAATTAATTATAGCAACAGGAGCACATCCTGTGATACCTCAGATTGATGGTATAGAACTTGAAGGCATATTTGTACTTCGAAATGTCAAGGATGCAGATAGAATAAAAGAGTTTATAAATACTTATTTTCCTAAGAAAGCCTTGATAGTTGGTGGCGGGTATATTGGACTTGAAATGGCCGAAGCTCTGAAAATTTTAGGAATGGATATACTTATTGTTGAAAAACAGGAAAATATTCTTTCTAATTTAGACAGTGATATGGCAAGGCTTGTTGAGAGCTATCTTGAAGAAAAAGATGTTATGATAAAAAAGAACACGTCAGTTTTGAGGTTTGAAGGAGACAAGAGAGTAAAAAGAGCTATTTTGAGCGACGGTAGTAAAATAGAGGCAGACTTTGTTTTGCTTGCAGTGGGAGTAAGACCTTCTACCCAGTTTTTGGAAGGAAGTGGAATACACCTTTTGCCAAATGGATCTATTCAGGTTGATGAGTATATGAGAACAAACATTGATGGAATCTTTGCGGCAGGTGACTGTGCTTCAGTGTATTTTAAGCTAAATGGCAAAACTATATACATGCCACTTGGATCTACTGCTAACAAAATGGGAAGGATAGCAGGTGAAAATGCAACAGGTGGGAGCATGAAGTTCAGTGGTATTTTGGCAACATCAATTTTCAAAGTATTTGACCTTACAGTTGCGCAAACAGGTTACACAGAAAAAATGGCACAGCAAGATGGAATTGAATATGAGGTAGGTCACATTACAAAACCACATATCACAACAGCATATCCAGGGGCTGAAAAAATGACAATAAAAGCTTTGGCAGAACTTTCCTCTCGAAAGGTTATAGGTGCTCAAATTGTTGGTACAAAAGGAGTTGACAAAAGAATTGATGTCTTGGCAACAGCAATCTTTGCAGGGCTTACAACAGATGACCTTTTCCAGCTTGATTTAGCATATGCACCACCATTTTCATCTGCAAAGGACCCTGTTCACTATGTTGGTATGGTTATGTCAAACTTTCTTGACAAGAGAAAATTTAATTGTACGCAGGAAAAACTTTTGGAAAAGATGCAAAAAGGAGAAGATTTTGTTGTTCTGGATGTTCGAACACCTGATCAGTATAAAATCAAGCATATAAAAGGTGCTGTAAATATTCCTCTTGAGATGTTGCAAAATAAAATGAATCTGCTTCCAAAAGACAAGCAGATAATTGTATACTGTAACAGCGGGGTAAGTTCAAATATTGCCCAAAATATCCTTCAGCAAAACGGGTTTAGAAAGGTTTATAACCTCTCAGGCGGAATTTCAAACGTGACTTTGGATCAGCTGCTTGAAAAAAATACTTCAGACTCTTTTCCTTCTTCTCCATAG
- a CDS encoding phosphotransferase — protein MGTLELKLVEENYYLRIEKIKQIKSNAYFVKTKDGKEFFLKVSRVDKEHVDFIIKIFSHLKNTSFKSHLIDFQKTIDGGFYFLDENKKVYLLCKWIDGRSADFRNVFDLRRAVSILHHLHLASLSFADKIEGSFYPSYQEVFRKKYLQVIQMKNIIHRKNSLGYFDEMFLNILSKFEDRFVYSINMIKTIENYFRKENRRVLIHHDPAHHNFIFSEKGVYLIDFDYAMVDYSVHDFVNLGVRVLKTNDWDRNIFRIYLKFLHDINISKKLWLQIFWILMYFPQEIWQVGLQYYFEKQPWTEEYFLKRLKGAERIQHGKEMIIKEFSGGCFKWH, from the coding sequence ATGGGAACTCTTGAACTAAAGTTAGTTGAAGAAAATTATTATCTAAGGATAGAAAAAATAAAGCAAATAAAATCTAATGCCTATTTTGTAAAGACAAAAGATGGTAAAGAATTTTTTTTAAAGGTCAGCAGAGTTGACAAAGAACATGTTGATTTTATTATCAAGATTTTTTCACACCTGAAAAATACAAGTTTCAAAAGCCACCTGATAGATTTTCAGAAGACCATTGACGGTGGCTTTTATTTTTTAGATGAAAATAAAAAGGTTTATCTTCTATGTAAGTGGATAGACGGCAGAAGCGCAGATTTTAGAAATGTTTTTGATTTGAGAAGAGCAGTTTCAATCTTGCACCACCTTCATTTAGCCTCGCTTTCTTTTGCTGATAAAATAGAAGGCAGTTTTTATCCATCTTATCAAGAAGTGTTTAGAAAAAAGTATTTACAAGTTATTCAAATGAAGAATATTATACATCGAAAAAATAGTCTTGGCTATTTTGATGAGATGTTCTTAAATATTTTAAGCAAATTTGAAGACAGGTTTGTCTACAGCATTAATATGATAAAAACAATAGAAAACTATTTCAGAAAAGAAAATAGGAGAGTACTCATTCATCATGACCCTGCCCATCACAATTTTATATTTTCTGAAAAAGGGGTATACCTCATCGACTTCGACTATGCCATGGTAGATTATAGTGTACATGACTTTGTAAACCTCGGTGTAAGAGTTTTAAAAACAAATGATTGGGACAGGAATATATTTCGAATTTATTTAAAATTTCTACATGATATAAATATCTCAAAAAAATTATGGTTGCAGATATTTTGGATTTTAATGTATTTTCCACAAGAGATATGGCAGGTAGGACTTCAATATTATTTCGAGAAACAGCCATGGACAGAAGAGTATTTTCTCAAAAGACTCAAAGGAGCAGAAAGAATACAACATGGGAAGGAGATGATAATAAAAGAGTTTTCAGGAGGGTGTTTTAAATGGCATTGA
- a CDS encoding ubiquitin-like domain-containing protein, with protein sequence MNKLRCLVARPRDMKKLILAFVIVFVLSVLLGAMTAQALVKEVSITIDGKTFYYKTIKSTVREVLEENQIHLTKDDYISPSLDSKIDENTQIIIKRSFEVKILVGNEEKVVYIPSGTVEDAIKKAGIVLGKLDRVNLPLSQLLDKPTVIKITKVTEKVVVEKQKIPFSTVTKTNYNMDYGKQKVVQQGQDGIKEIRYKVVLENGKEVERKLIEEKVVKPQKPRIVEVGSIRWFKTSRGEVVRYRKVYTMIATAYSLTPSDTGKSPSHPDYGRTATGHKVKRGVVAVDPRVIPLGTRLYVEGYGFATALDTGSAIKGNRIDVFVEKDAYKFGVRRVKVYVLAN encoded by the coding sequence ATGAATAAACTGAGGTGCCTTGTGGCAAGGCCAAGGGATATGAAGAAGCTTATCCTGGCTTTTGTCATTGTATTTGTTTTGTCAGTTCTGCTTGGCGCTATGACTGCACAGGCACTGGTGAAAGAAGTTAGCATAACAATTGACGGTAAGACATTTTATTATAAAACAATTAAGTCCACTGTAAGAGAGGTTTTAGAAGAAAATCAAATTCACCTGACTAAAGATGACTATATCTCGCCATCTTTGGATTCAAAGATAGATGAAAATACCCAGATTATAATAAAAAGATCTTTTGAAGTGAAAATACTTGTTGGTAACGAGGAAAAAGTTGTATATATTCCAAGCGGTACTGTTGAGGATGCAATCAAAAAAGCAGGGATTGTTCTTGGGAAGTTAGACAGGGTAAATCTGCCTCTTTCTCAGCTTCTTGACAAGCCTACTGTCATTAAAATTACTAAGGTAACAGAGAAGGTGGTCGTAGAAAAACAAAAGATACCTTTCAGTACAGTGACAAAAACAAACTACAATATGGACTATGGAAAGCAAAAGGTTGTCCAGCAAGGGCAAGATGGTATCAAAGAAATAAGATACAAAGTTGTTTTGGAAAATGGTAAAGAAGTTGAGAGAAAGTTGATTGAGGAAAAAGTTGTTAAACCTCAGAAGCCGAGGATTGTTGAAGTAGGAAGTATAAGGTGGTTCAAGACGTCAAGAGGAGAGGTTGTCAGATACAGAAAAGTTTATACAATGATAGCAACTGCATATTCTTTGACTCCCAGTGACACAGGAAAAAGTCCATCTCACCCCGACTATGGCAGGACTGCAACGGGTCACAAAGTAAAGCGCGGTGTTGTTGCGGTTGACCCGCGGGTAATTCCGCTTGGCACAAGGCTGTATGTGGAAGGGTATGGTTTTGCAACAGCTCTTGATACAGGTTCTGCTATCAAGGGGAACAGGATAGATGTGTTTGTCGAAAAGGATGCGTATAAATTTGGTGTGCGGCGTGTAAAAGTTTATGTGCTGGCAAACTAA
- a CDS encoding DUF2156 domain-containing protein has product MKFYKIDISHKRIFDQYFAEFEPEIADLTFTNLFMWDPFYDIHFTEEDNFLLIMAKPYNQPPFLHGPVGKDLDKLPIVIEKAKSFFESEGYSFMIKRASKKTVDMLSECKIKFKSIFERDLSDYVYKVGDLIQLKGKKYHPKKNHINKFLRLYSDRCEWKKIDEEIIKLCWDFECEWYEKRNGKEDIGLTFEKMAIERAIRNFDKLSYEGMVVFIDGKIKAFTFGEPLNKNTVVIHIEKADPDVEGLYAFINQKFLAEFWQDFEFVNREEDLGKEGIRKAKMSYHPFKFAEKFTILFD; this is encoded by the coding sequence ATGAAATTTTATAAAATAGACATTTCACACAAAAGAATTTTTGACCAGTATTTTGCTGAATTTGAGCCCGAAATTGCTGACCTGACGTTTACAAACCTCTTTATGTGGGATCCGTTTTATGATATTCATTTTACCGAAGAAGATAATTTTTTGCTCATCATGGCAAAGCCATACAACCAGCCTCCTTTTTTACATGGACCTGTGGGCAAAGATTTAGATAAACTTCCTATTGTAATAGAAAAAGCCAAGAGTTTTTTTGAATCTGAAGGATATAGTTTCATGATAAAAAGAGCTTCTAAAAAGACAGTGGATATGCTTTCAGAGTGTAAAATAAAGTTCAAAAGTATTTTTGAGAGAGACCTTTCTGACTATGTTTACAAAGTTGGAGATTTGATTCAACTAAAGGGAAAGAAATATCATCCCAAAAAGAACCATATTAACAAGTTTTTAAGGCTCTATTCAGATAGATGTGAGTGGAAAAAAATAGATGAAGAAATAATAAAGCTTTGCTGGGACTTTGAATGTGAATGGTATGAAAAAAGAAACGGGAAGGAGGATATAGGACTTACATTTGAGAAAATGGCCATAGAAAGGGCAATAAGAAATTTTGATAAACTTTCTTATGAAGGTATGGTAGTTTTTATTGATGGAAAAATAAAAGCTTTTACATTTGGAGAACCTTTAAATAAAAATACAGTGGTCATACATATAGAAAAGGCAGATCCAGATGTTGAAGGGCTTTATGCTTTTATTAACCAAAAATTTTTAGCAGAATTTTGGCAGGATTTTGAGTTTGTAAACCGTGAAGAAGATTTGGGGAAGGAGGGGATAAGAAAGGCAAAAATGTCTTACCATCCGTTTAAATTTGCAGAAAAGTTTACTATTCTTTTTGATTAA
- a CDS encoding glycoside hydrolase family 130 protein has translation MFKLQRVTDKPVLKPKHENEWERSAVFNAAAIYHRGLFHLIYRATNIPPHKDYGEYVSTIGYAVSTDGINFYRLDKPIMVAENEQERRGIEDPRIVEIDGTFYMTYTGFGGRYDGDFRIMIAKSKNLIKWERMGIALDEPNKDAALFPEKINGRYVMFHRRYPNMWLAFSDDMINWTDHVQIMTVRENSWESSRIGIAGPPIKVKFGWLVIYHAADHKNVYRLGAVLLDAKDPTKILSRFSEPILEPELSWEVDGYIPNVVFSCGHAEVGDEVWVYYGGADTVIGVAKFNKEKIKFD, from the coding sequence ATGTTTAAACTTCAAAGAGTGACTGATAAACCAGTTTTAAAGCCAAAACATGAAAATGAGTGGGAAAGAAGTGCAGTTTTCAACGCTGCAGCAATATATCACAGAGGACTTTTTCATTTAATTTACAGGGCTACAAACATCCCACCTCACAAGGATTATGGTGAATATGTGTCTACAATAGGATACGCTGTATCAACAGATGGAATTAACTTTTACAGACTTGATAAGCCTATAATGGTGGCAGAAAACGAACAGGAAAGAAGAGGGATTGAAGACCCGCGTATAGTTGAAATTGATGGAACATTTTATATGACATATACAGGTTTTGGCGGAAGATATGATGGCGATTTTAGAATAATGATAGCGAAATCAAAAAATCTTATAAAATGGGAGAGAATGGGGATTGCACTTGACGAACCAAACAAAGATGCAGCACTTTTCCCAGAAAAGATAAACGGCAGGTATGTTATGTTTCACAGAAGATATCCAAATATGTGGCTTGCATTTTCTGACGATATGATAAATTGGACAGACCATGTTCAGATAATGACTGTAAGAGAAAATTCGTGGGAAAGTAGCCGCATAGGTATTGCAGGACCACCAATAAAGGTCAAATTTGGCTGGCTGGTAATTTACCATGCAGCAGACCACAAAAACGTTTACAGGCTTGGAGCAGTTCTTTTGGATGCAAAGGACCCAACAAAGATTCTGTCTCGTTTTTCAGAGCCAATTTTGGAGCCTGAACTTTCATGGGAAGTTGATGGATACATACCTAATGTGGTTTTCAGCTGTGGTCATGCAGAGGTTGGCGATGAGGTCTGGGTATACTATGGTGGTGCTGACACTGTAATTGGAGTTGCAAAATTTAATAAAGAGAAGATAAAATTTGATTGA
- a CDS encoding DedA family protein, giving the protein MIEFLKYMVDNFGLWGIFLILAVEGLGIPFPTQIAYLGAVALLNFHKFTPFTLIMVISLGNLCGNVVVNLLLRSGRKKIISFFERLLRIKKETLESVNNFFIKYGIFAVPVARIIGIPRTPVIFLAGISKMNFYEYVISSFIGNTLWATFYVYFYWYGYSFFKFLYKKDTHLFWLAILVLVFIVILAWTIFLKLWRRRKRV; this is encoded by the coding sequence ATGATTGAATTTTTGAAATACATGGTTGACAATTTCGGTCTTTGGGGAATATTTTTGATATTGGCTGTGGAAGGGCTTGGAATTCCATTCCCTACCCAGATTGCTTACCTTGGCGCAGTAGCACTTTTAAACTTTCACAAATTTACACCTTTTACATTGATAATGGTAATATCTCTGGGAAATCTTTGTGGAAATGTTGTTGTGAACCTTCTTCTTAGAAGTGGAAGAAAGAAAATAATAAGTTTTTTTGAAAGGCTTTTGAGAATAAAAAAAGAGACGCTTGAGAGCGTCAATAACTTTTTTATAAAGTATGGAATATTTGCTGTGCCAGTAGCAAGAATAATAGGCATTCCTCGTACCCCCGTTATTTTCTTGGCAGGAATTAGTAAAATGAATTTCTATGAATATGTTATATCTTCATTTATTGGAAATACTCTCTGGGCAACATTTTATGTGTACTTTTATTGGTATGGGTATAGTTTTTTCAAATTCCTTTACAAAAAAGACACACATCTTTTCTGGCTTGCCATCTTAGTGTTGGTTTTTATTGTAATATTAGCATGGACCATATTTTTAAAGCTATGGAGAAGAAGGAAAAGAGTCTGA
- a CDS encoding zinc-dependent alcohol dehydrogenase family protein gives MKAAIFYGKRNLKVEDVTLPAIKEGEILVKVEACGICGTDIHIFNGEEGSAKVTPPVVLGHEFCGTVVETKSKLFNVGDKVSIDPNIYCGVCKFCKSGRPQLCENLTALGVNINGGFAQYAAVPEKQAIKFDNIDFAEAALAEPLACCLHGLNRIKIFPTDKVLIIGFGPIGLIMLELIKMYGADNIFGYEVDNFRKNVAKSYGVKVIVDENWEEESFDVVIECAGTKESIEMAFKKIGKGGRILVFSVPSPVVATEIYPFEMFKKEAQIFWSFVNPFTQKLAIDLLQQGKINLKHIITHKISLDKLCEALSRRFENQLKVVVQP, from the coding sequence ATGAAAGCAGCCATATTTTATGGTAAGAGAAACTTAAAAGTAGAAGATGTTACCTTGCCAGCAATAAAAGAAGGAGAGATTTTAGTCAAGGTTGAGGCATGTGGCATTTGCGGCACAGATATCCATATATTCAATGGCGAAGAAGGGTCTGCAAAGGTCACACCGCCGGTAGTGTTGGGTCATGAGTTTTGTGGCACTGTTGTTGAGACAAAATCTAAACTTTTCAATGTAGGAGACAAGGTGAGTATTGATCCTAACATCTACTGTGGAGTGTGTAAGTTTTGTAAAAGTGGAAGACCTCAGCTTTGCGAAAATTTAACAGCGCTTGGTGTGAACATAAACGGTGGGTTTGCACAATATGCCGCTGTGCCAGAAAAACAGGCGATAAAATTTGATAATATAGATTTTGCTGAGGCGGCACTGGCAGAGCCTCTGGCTTGCTGTCTTCATGGACTTAATAGAATAAAGATTTTTCCCACCGACAAAGTTTTGATAATAGGTTTTGGTCCAATTGGTCTTATAATGCTTGAGCTTATAAAAATGTATGGGGCTGACAATATCTTTGGCTATGAGGTTGATAATTTTAGAAAAAATGTTGCTAAAAGCTATGGGGTTAAAGTAATTGTTGATGAAAATTGGGAAGAAGAAAGTTTTGATGTTGTAATTGAGTGTGCAGGAACAAAAGAGAGTATCGAAATGGCGTTTAAAAAGATAGGGAAAGGCGGCAGAATTTTGGTGTTTTCTGTACCGTCACCGGTTGTTGCTACTGAAATTTATCCGTTTGAGATGTTCAAAAAAGAAGCCCAGATTTTTTGGTCGTTTGTAAACCCATTTACACAAAAGCTTGCAATTGATCTTCTGCAACAAGGAAAAATAAATTTGAAACACATAATAACTCACAAAATTTCGCTTGATAAACTTTGTGAGGCACTTTCAAGAAGATTTGAAAATCAATTAAAAGTAGTTGTCCAACCTTGA
- a CDS encoding protein kinase family protein: MALKQKFKLCYGFDIKELKKFKDGYLLKMGNAEYLLKKTRMSPAEIVFIFHCHQHLKDNKFVNFEKIIPTKDGCPYLRFNKLTYVLVEYFKKEPVELSEKQILNCIEFINSFHAASTNLKLAVGARYNVQYGKDRIAARNMYSMFIKLKEKPQLIKNEKLRDIIIRTIDTNIEYVKKALEILEDDRYLEVTSRSMQENRFIHGKLTINNIYKCYNKLRLGNMFDLELNVREKDIATFIKSLLRIDKNFDFEDCISKFYNASYNNYKKLLVLAMILLPYEYFSLLKKIIRFRDLDWASEGFEEKFKRLCEKDQYKNKILASLH; this comes from the coding sequence ATGGCATTGAAACAAAAATTTAAGCTCTGCTATGGCTTTGACATAAAAGAGCTCAAGAAATTCAAAGATGGGTATTTGTTAAAAATGGGCAATGCTGAATACCTTTTAAAAAAGACCAGAATGTCGCCGGCTGAAATTGTCTTTATATTTCACTGTCATCAGCATTTAAAAGACAATAAATTTGTTAATTTTGAAAAAATTATTCCCACAAAGGATGGTTGTCCATATCTAAGGTTTAACAAGTTAACATATGTGCTGGTAGAATATTTTAAAAAAGAACCAGTTGAACTTTCTGAAAAACAAATACTCAACTGTATAGAATTTATAAATTCTTTTCATGCAGCGTCTACCAACTTAAAATTAGCTGTAGGTGCAAGGTACAATGTTCAATATGGAAAAGATAGGATTGCTGCACGAAATATGTATTCGATGTTCATTAAGCTAAAAGAAAAACCTCAGTTAATAAAAAATGAAAAGTTGAGAGACATAATTATAAGAACGATTGATACAAATATCGAATATGTAAAAAAAGCATTAGAAATTTTAGAAGATGATAGGTATCTTGAGGTAACCTCGCGCAGCATGCAAGAAAATAGATTCATACATGGCAAGCTGACTATTAACAATATATACAAATGCTACAACAAATTGAGACTTGGAAATATGTTTGACTTAGAGCTAAATGTGCGTGAAAAAGACATAGCCACATTTATAAAAAGCCTGCTTAGAATAGACAAAAATTTTGATTTTGAAGACTGTATAAGTAAATTTTACAATGCATCATATAACAATTATAAAAAATTGTTAGTCTTAGCTATGATACTTCTGCCGTATGAGTATTTTTCTCTTCTCAAGAAAATTATTAGGTTTAGAGATTTGGACTGGGCATCTGAAGGATTTGAAGAAAAGTTTAAAAGGTTATGTGAAAAGGACCAATATAAAAACAAAATTT